In Candidatus Electrothrix scaldis, the genomic window ACTTCGGTATAGAGAAAGCCAGACGAGATGCATGGGATTTTGCGGGACTACTTTCACAGCAAAATCAAAAGGAACGGGCCAGAACAATACGCAATATGGACAGAAGAACAGCGATGCTTGGAAGATTGATTGCGGAACCGGGAGGCCCCTTAGGCAAAGCGATAGATGTCATCCGGTTCCAAGAAGACCAAGAGGTTGCTGAAATCATAGATGCATTGGAACAATTCCAACCAGAGCCATAAGAAACGCACTCTTCAACAATAGTCAGCACCCTTATGGCTCATCTTCATCAACTTCTTGGGCAATCTTCTCAATCGCCTCCATAGACAAGCCTGTCAAATCAGCTATTATTTTTTTATCAAGTCCCTGTTTCAGTCCTCTGATAACTGTTTCCCGCTGGTTTTCCGCTATCCCTATTTCTTTTCCCTTCTCTAGTCCTTCCTCTCTTCCCTCATCAAACGCCGTATCAAGTGAGTTTTTCATATCCCGATAATACTTGAGACTCTTCTCGTAGGAACGAACCTGATCCGGGGTAAATCGGGCGATTTCTGCTGTGGCGAAGAGCTGCTCATTAAGAAAATCGAGGAGGAGATTTTTATTGGGTTCTTCGCCGAAGATTTTTTTGAACCCATAGTCGGCGAAAAGATTGACGTAGCGTTCTTTGGAGGGCATCGTTTTCGCGGGGGAACGGGTTGGTGGTCACTGCTTTTGTATGCTTCTTTGCATGAAGTCAATATACCCTATTATGAATAAATGGCAAATATTGTCCTGTGGAGCATTCTTGAGGAAATGGAAGATCAGTAAACCAGGAGTATCTTGCTCTCTCCACTGGCAAATCCTTCCAGCTGGGTGTATGTTTTTTTCATCATCTTTTCAGAGCACGTCTTTTTGCAAGGGTGATTAAGCATTTAATTAAAGGTGAATATGACCTCTGCAAACCTATACTGTTATTTTTAATCACGGCTCCTTAACAAAAGAATTTTGACAGAAATTATGCCTACTTCCCCAATCCCAAAAGGTGACAAGGCACGAGAAGCTATCGACTCCTTAAGGGGATATGTTTATCAAATATATCAATCAGCTCTCGCATGGATAGAACTTGAACCTGAAGAGTTCCTTTTCCTGGAGGTGGCAGAAGACTACGCAGTTGTCGCTACTGATGCGTTAAACGCTGTTCAGGTTAAAGATACCGGACATAACGTCACAATCAATACTGAGGATATCATCGCCTCAATTGACAGCTTTGTTGACCTGCGCCAGAAGAATCCCGAACTTCAAGTCAGACTGCGTCACCTCACCACATCAAAAATAGGAAAGGAGAAGTCGAAAGAGGATCGAATTGGCAACACACCTACTTTGGAAGCATGGAGAACACTGGCAAAAGCTGGTGACCTTGCACCTCTCAGGAAAATCCTTAACTCTTCAAAACTCTCCGAACAAACAAAGAAGTATATCGGCGAACTCGACGACACAGAGTTCAGAGAAGGCTTCCTCAAACGAATCCATTTTGATTGCGGTGCGCTTAACTCAGAGTTTCTGATACGCCAATTGCGATCAAAGCTGTCGCAGTTAGTGATTGCCCGTGGAGGAGTCAACTCACAAGTGGACGGCTGTCTCAACAGCATCCTCATGACTCTCTTAGGGAAAGCCTCACAAAAAACAGAAACAGCCCGTTTTGTCGATAGAAACGAGCTGGAAAAGCTACTTGAGCAAGCTACACACATCCCAGTAAACCGAGATCAATTTGAAACACAAAACCAACTCATCAACCGACTATTAGCTGCTTCTGTTCCACAAACACACTCTACAAACTTGGTTACTACAAGGTTATCTGAGCCAACCCCTATTGATGAAGTACCACTTCCAGCAGCAAGAGCCCGCCGAGAACTTCTGACAGACAACATCTTGTCTTCACTCACTCAATATGGAGTATGTTGGATTTTTGGAACTGCCGGGGTTGGCAAAACCACTGCTGCCAGAATAGCGGCCCGGCGTTTAGGTGGCAGTTGGGCGGGCATCAATTTAAGAAATCTTGATGCGGAGCAATCAAAAGCTGTTCTATCCGGCGCCATAGACCATCTTGGCGAACAAAAGATTAACGGCTTGCTCGTTGATGATCTTGAATGCCCACATGAACCATACTTTGTTGATAGTCTGCTATACCTGCAAGCGATATGCAACCGAGCAGACCTGTTGCTTCTCTTCACCTCTCCCAAGCCTCCCAATTCTGATTTTCTGTTCTCCGCAAACCTGCCAGCAGCCATCGGGCAAAAAACTGAAGACTTCTCTGAACAAGATATTCAAGAAATACTGGAAGGATTGGGTGTACAGAATAACAACTGGGCTCACTACATTTATCTTATTTCAGGAGGCGGGCACCCGCAACTTGCTGTCGCAGCAATCCAGAGTATGCAAAACAGTGGTTGGGACGCGAACGAATTTAAGACGTTGGATTCGTTACTCGTTGGCAACCCAGCTATTGAACAGGTTCGTGCTCGCACAAGAGAAAGACTGCTGCAAGAATTGCCTGAAGGCGGTCGGCGACTGCTTGAACGTTTATCGCTCAAAATTGGGGGATTCCGGCGGAGTTTCGTTTTGGATATGGCGCAAATTACCCCCGCAGTGTCTGATGGCGGGATAATCTTTGACCGACTGATCGGCTCTTGGGTAGATCAGCAGGAACGGGATCAATTCGCTTTATCCCAATTATTGTCAAACCTCGGAACCAAAACATTGACCGATGAACAAAAAAAGAAAATCAACTTTGAAATAGCGAATTCTCTTATCAAGGGGGAAACGTTAAACCCTATTGATGCTGATTCTGCATTGCTGGCAGCATG contains:
- a CDS encoding PD-(D/E)XK nuclease family transposase, producing the protein MPSKERYVNLFADYGFKKIFGEEPNKNLLLDFLNEQLFATAEIARFTPDQVRSYEKSLKYYRDMKNSLDTAFDEGREEGLEKGKEIGIAENQRETVIRGLKQGLDKKIIADLTGLSMEAIEKIAQEVDEDEP